A window of Mycolicibacterium madagascariense genomic DNA:
GTGCGCATCACCGATCTCGGTCGGTCGACCGTCGAGGACGCCACCACCACCCTCAATGCCGAGGTGTTCGGCGATCTCGGGATGTCGGCCGACGAGTCGACGGCATTGGCGGCCGCGATCGAGACGTTGCGCCGCCACGCCGGCGACTTCTAGGTCCGCGCGTCAGGGGCGCGCAATCGTGGTGTCCGGCAAGGCAAGCCAGTCGCGGAACGAGAGCAGGCCCGGGTTGAGCTCCCGCACCTTGGCGAGATCGCGGTCGCCGACGAAGCGCTCCGCGTTGCGCGCGTAGTACTGGAACATGTTGCCCATCTCGACTGCGCCGGGGAAGCCTTGCGCCCGGAATGCCTCCCACGTCAGCGGTCGGTAATAGACCTGCTCGCCGAGGGCGTCGCCGAGGGCCGCCGCGTACTGGTCGCCGGTCAGGTGATCACCCGCGATGCTGACGGTCGTGCCGACGAATTCCTTTCCGCGCCTGAAGATTTCGAATGCCGTCCTGCCGATGTCGCCGACGGCGATGCCCGCCAACTCTCGGTCGGCCATCGGAAGTGTCAGCACCAGCGCGCCGTCGTCACCCCTGATCGGTCCCATCGACTCGGCGAAGCCCTCGAAGAACAGCGTGGTGCGCAGAAAGGTCGTCGGGACGTCGTATTCGGTGAATAACGCGTCGGCTTCGGCCTTCGCGTCGAAGTGCGGCACCGTGTAGACCTCGTCGACGGTCGGCACGTCGGGGTCCTGCCCGAGCACGTCCCTGGTGTCCTCCAGCGTGGACCAGATGACGTGCCCGACCCCGGCCTGCTTGGCGGCCCGCGCCGCGACGTCGGCCTGGGCCAGTTCCCTGGCCGCCCGCGTGCGAATCGCCGCGTCCTCCGGCGTCTGGTCTGCCCAGTAGTTGGTGACGACGAAGGCGCCGGCCGCGCCCTCGAAGGCTGCCCGCATGCTGGCGCCGTCCTCGAGATCGGCCTCGACGACTTCCGCGCCGGCGTCGGCCAGTTCGCGCGCTCGCGGGGATCGTGCGCTGCGGGTGAGGGCGCGCACGGCGAACTCGTGCCGTGGGTCCTCGAGGATGGCCCGCACCAGTCCGCCGCCCTGCGATCCGGTCGCTCCGACGACTGCGATCACGTTCTCGTTCATGTCGTTTCCCCTCTCTCTACGGTTTGGGTTGATATGTCAACCCGATACTGACTGTAGCCGTTCGGGTTGATATGTCAACCCAATGGGCTAGGCTCGTCGTCATGGCACGAAGGGCGCGACTCGATGACGACGAGCTGACGGCGTGGCGGAGCTTCGTCGAGATGCGGCACCTCTTGGAGAGGCAC
This region includes:
- a CDS encoding NmrA/HSCARG family protein, which translates into the protein MNENVIAVVGATGSQGGGLVRAILEDPRHEFAVRALTRSARSPRARELADAGAEVVEADLEDGASMRAAFEGAAGAFVVTNYWADQTPEDAAIRTRAARELAQADVAARAAKQAGVGHVIWSTLEDTRDVLGQDPDVPTVDEVYTVPHFDAKAEADALFTEYDVPTTFLRTTLFFEGFAESMGPIRGDDGALVLTLPMADRELAGIAVGDIGRTAFEIFRRGKEFVGTTVSIAGDHLTGDQYAAALGDALGEQVYYRPLTWEAFRAQGFPGAVEMGNMFQYYARNAERFVGDRDLAKVRELNPGLLSFRDWLALPDTTIARP